The genomic stretch CTTTAGCCCCCAAAACTGCAAAGCCAGCACCACCACATAATTTAAAAACGACAACCACAACAGCCCTGGCCAATAGCGCCGTTCAATAGTCCGCCAATAGCGCAGGCAAGGCGGCAACACCAGCAAAGCCGCAATCGCCAGCCGGAACAGCAGCATCATCAGCGGATCCATCATCGTGTAGGAATATTTGGCCGCAATAAAAGCACTGCTCCATAAAAGCAGCGCAATAACTTGTAAAACACAACTCCTCCTCAAGCATGCCATGCCGAAAATCATTGTTCAATCAGTTTACTACACCAGTATTCCTGTCTACAAGGATAGAAAAAGGCTACCTGAAAACAGCAACGCGGTATGTTCACTGCGTAGCAGCCCACGTTTTCAGGTAGCATCGCCGCCTCCGACACCTGCCCGCTCAATGCCCGGCCACGATCATCTGTTCGAGCAGCAGGGAGCCGGTTTTGTGGGCGCTGCGTTTGAGGGCGTCGTTGGCGGCACCGGCGATATTGGGCAGCATGTCTTGCAGGCGGCTGGCGATGGTGATTTCCTGCACGGGGTAGGCGATTTGGCCGTTTTCCACCCAAAAGCCGGCGGCGCCGCGCGAGTAGTCGCCGGTGAGGGTGTTGACGCCTTGGCCCATGAGTTCGGTAACGAGCAGGCCGCTGCCCATTTCGCGCAGGAGCTCGGCCTGGCTTTGGTGGGTGTGGCTGAGGATGAGGTTGTGGGCGCCGCCGGCGTTGGCGGTGGTGGGCAGGCCGAGTTTGCGGGCGCTGTAGCTGCTGAGGAAGTAGCCTTGGATAATGCCGTTTTCAATCACAAAGCGGGGGCGGGTGGCGACGCCTTCGGCATCGAAGGCGGTGCTGGCCAGCGCTTTGGGCAGGTGCGGCTCTTCGCGCAGGCTGAGTGCGGCGGGGAGGATTTGGCGGCCGATGCTGTCTTGCAAGAAGCTGGTTTGGCGGTAGAGTGCGCCGCCGCTGAGTGCGCCGGCGAGGTGACCGATGAGGCTACCTGAAACGGTGGCATCGAATAGCACAGGGTAGCTGCCGGTAGACAGGCTTTTGGCACCGAGGCGCTGCACGGCTCGGCGGGCGGCGGTTTGGCCGATGTGTTCGGGCGTGTCCAAATCGGCGCTGCTGCGGGCGAGGTCGTACCAATAATCGCGCTGCATGCCGCTGCCGCTGCCGGCTACCACGCTGCAAGACAGGCTGTGGCGGCTGCTGCGCTGGTGTTGCATAAAGCCGTGGCTGTTGCCGTACACATATTGATAATGGCCGGTTTGGATGTGGGCGCCTTCGGAATTAGTGATGCGGGAATCGGCGGCGCGGGCGGCGGCTTCGCTGCGGCGGGCGAGCTCGGCGGCTTCGGCGGTGCTCAGCGGCCATTCGTGGTAGCTTTGCAAATCGGGAAATTCGGTAGCCATCAGGGCGGCTTCGGCCAGACCAGCGCAGGGGTCTTCGGCGGTGTAGCGGGCAATATCGAGCGCGGCGCGCACGGTATCGGCGATGGCGGCGGGGGAGAAATCGGCGGTGCTGGCGCGGCCTTTGCGCCGACCTACATACACGGTGAGGTCGAGCGATTTGTCTTGTTGGTATTCGATGTGCTCGATTTCCTGCAGCCGCACCTGCACGGATTGGCCGATGGATTCGCTCACGTCGGCTTCGGCCGCGGTGGCGCCGCCGGCTTTGGCCAGCTCGAGGGCTTGGGCGCAAACATCGCGCAGGGTTTGCTCGCTGTGATTGAACATGGTGGTGTGCCCGTATCAAATGAAAACGCCGTATTGTACCTGAGCCGATGCTAAATTTTCAGGTAGCCTGACGGCGGGGCTATAATGCGCCTGTTTTTTCTTAACGGCCTATCCAACCATGCCTACCCCTTTCGATATAGTCTTCTTCGGCGGCACCGGCGACCTCGTGATGCGCAAGCTGCTGCCAGCCCTCTATCAAGCCCACGCCGCCGGCACGCTTCACCCGGGCGGCCGCATCATCGGCCTCGGCCGCCGCGATTTAGGGCGCGAAGGCTACCTGAAAAAAGTAGAGGAATCTGCCCGGCCGCATATTCCCAACCTTGAAGCCGAAACGTGGCATACCTTCTGCCAACGCATCAACTACCT from Eikenella exigua encodes the following:
- the pmbA gene encoding metalloprotease PmbA, which translates into the protein MFNHSEQTLRDVCAQALELAKAGGATAAEADVSESIGQSVQVRLQEIEHIEYQQDKSLDLTVYVGRRKGRASTADFSPAAIADTVRAALDIARYTAEDPCAGLAEAALMATEFPDLQSYHEWPLSTAEAAELARRSEAAARAADSRITNSEGAHIQTGHYQYVYGNSHGFMQHQRSSRHSLSCSVVAGSGSGMQRDYWYDLARSSADLDTPEHIGQTAARRAVQRLGAKSLSTGSYPVLFDATVSGSLIGHLAGALSGGALYRQTSFLQDSIGRQILPAALSLREEPHLPKALASTAFDAEGVATRPRFVIENGIIQGYFLSSYSARKLGLPTTANAGGAHNLILSHTHQSQAELLREMGSGLLVTELMGQGVNTLTGDYSRGAAGFWVENGQIAYPVQEITIASRLQDMLPNIAGAANDALKRSAHKTGSLLLEQMIVAGH